One window of Watersipora subatra chromosome 3, tzWatSuba1.1, whole genome shotgun sequence genomic DNA carries:
- the LOC137390870 gene encoding T-box-containing protein TBX6L-like, with product MIVTRSGRRMFPILKVRIEGLEAHKKYCVMLTIVPLDEARYKFCNGRWAVSGRAEPHFPVRYFMHPDSPTTGKHWMEDGLVSFHRVKLTNNNKDQSGNMLLNSMHRYIPKIHIVEADEVPYSIQLSTFQTFSFPETAFFAVTAYQNENITQLKIDNNPFAKGFRDREKVFPQKRGAPFLEQLRKAASTETGVATAESEGECSPQKQERLSSNQLSVNPVTLYSNTRFDLWMQQQRLQLAQKQSGITNPFFSLALNNLPLLNHTDPHFPFLPNSTGT from the exons ATGATCGTGACTCGTTCCGGAAG GCGGATGTTTCCAATCCTGAAGGTGAGAATAGAGGGTCTGGAAGCGCATAAGAAATACTGTGTGATGCTGACTATTGTGCCACTAGACGAGGCTAGGTACAAATTCTGCAATGGTCGATGGGCTGTCTCCGGTCGAGCTGAGCCTCATTTTCCTGTCAGATATTTCATGCATCCCGACTCTCCGACGACAGGAAAACACTGGATGGAAGATGGACTTGTATCGTTTCACAGAGTTAAACTGACAAACAATAACAAAGACCAATCCGGAAAC ATGCTGCTCAATTCGATGCACAGGTACATACCAAAAATCCACATTGTCGAGGCAGATGAGGTGCCATACTCCATACAGTTATCCACCTTCCAGACATTTTCCTTTCCAGAGACAGCATTCTTTGCAGTGACAGCTTATCAAAATGAAAAT ATAACCCAGCTGAAGATTGATAACAATCCATTCGCGAAGGGATTTCGAGACCGCGAAAAGGTATTTCCACAAAAACGTGGAGCACCATTTCTGGAGCAGCTACGCAAGGCTGCCAGCACAGAAACCGGTGTAGCAACCGCGGAATCAGAAGGTGAATGTTCTCCACAGAAACAAGAAAGACTAAGTTCTAACCAGCTGTCCGTAAACCCGGTCACACTGTACAGCAATACAAGATTCGATCTATGGATGCAGCAACAGCGGCTACAGTTAGCTCAAAAGCAATCTGGTATCACAAACCCTTTCTTCAGTCTCGCGCTCAACAACCTACCGTTGTTAAACCATACTGATCCTCATTTTCCTTTTCTACCCAACTCAACAGGCACATAG
- the LOC137389699 gene encoding ATPase MORC2-like isoform X3 has product MDEYNNLNTASLDTEYLMTNATTHSFIFGAMAELVDNARDAKSTKLEIYTMEGEEKSCNPLLCFKDDGCGMSKEEAENVLIFGSSQKTVQEEPIGMYGNGLKSGSMRLGKDMILFTKKDDVCTCLMISRTFYQAENVTQIKVPVPAFHASTKTMVGTDKKKHSTEVQLITKYSPFKTEQALFKQFNSIKEASGTIIIVYNLSTTPNGELELDFKSDPLDMKASINMESDVENDMSDVIERRSFRAYCSILYKSPRMKIILQNRRVRTRLLAFSLYLPKRILVNYKSFKNQSEKQVNEAKKQIDVAKRKLIEVQSQISQLSKSTSIANKSHMIQLRKLQNVEAELSQQLSEKKGIMELRKKQSKKSEQLEFYFGLNANERYHDGLFFYNADRLIKMYVKEGTLQSKEEITYRGIIGVVSVPKSSLLPTHNKQDFNDHAEYKKLRKTVDQAMQQYWEEVVMGEWAKRGLLNLWAELGYTNDWRKPPSEDEKFKIRRARMVKHLQQCDKCLKWRVIPYHKNYLYKDFPDNWQCLNSLDPASNSCSKPEQLPKIDSSALKHKSLLKPPDVAATPPAKRDAPSKKMSAAQQEQIRLEERKRKAAEEAAKASAQKKSKPSVVKDSVPVKSKPTPPRWIMAASPIRRPPTAVTAARASSSRISSTSASNSSSKLSSPPSVNNKTAVSTLPGQVKEASPELPPMRVTRRSSPARTVKKQEPSTPSMTTPTRASRSSHNNIGAVTSEPPEPSGLPESMDTSTDSSKPSPKQSSVVNGNMSISAIKVETATPRSTVTSPKKAEIKWTPKTTPKYRVITIADLTTGELEVGNKVQGRYQNKWQDAEVLEIRPDNVLVKYKSKISLAMKVKNPEKNIEGELRIETEEEEDLGEMSQPSSTTIDESFSTPSSQYSTVHHKKLTSLVKSLDRSLDVDSLSLSNLADLDVLALLNRYTSKVKKEAAGASLNESRREIDALQSERTRLETELQAQVTELAATNTRWQKRETERFERIRELFSRVLTVCIGAGPESRFTTYEELVSLLENIATSLAD; this is encoded by the exons ATGGATGAGTATAACAATTTAAATACTGCCTCCTTGGATACTGAGTATCTTATGACAAATGC TACaacacatagttttatttttggAGCCATGGCCGAGTTAGTTGATAATGCCAGAGATGCGAAGTCAACTAAACTTGAAATATACACCA TGGAAGGAGAAGAAAAAAGCTGCAATCCATTACTCTGCTTTAAGGATGATGGATGTGGCATGTCAAAAG AGGAAGCTGAGAATGTGCTCATATTTGGCTCAAGTCAGAAGACTGTGCAGGAAGAGCCTATTGGCATGTATGGCAATGGTCTTAAGTCAGGCTCTATGAGACTGGGCAAAGATATGATACTGTTCACAAAAAAGGATGATGTCTGCACCTGTCTCATGATTAGCAGAACTTTCTATCAGGCCGAGAATGTTACACAG ATCAAAGTGCCAGTGCCAGCCTTTCATGCGAGTACCAAGACTATGGTAGGCACTGACAAGAAGAAG CACTCAACGGAAGTTCAACTAATCACAAAGTACTCGCCATTTAAGACGGAACAGGCTCTTTTTAAACAGTTCAACTCTATCAAGGAGGCATCAGGCACCATCATCATTGTTTATAATCTAAGTACAACTCCCAATGGAGAGCTAGAACTGGACTTTAAATCTGACCCTCTCGACATGAAAGCGTCTATCAACATGGAAAGCGAcgt AGAAAATGACATGTCAGATGTGATTGAGAGAAGATCGTTTAGAGCTTACTGTTCAATTCTGTACAAATCACCTCGCATGAAGATCATACTGCAAAACAGGCGTGTGAGAACTCGTCTTCTCGCCTTCTCTCTTTACCTTCCAAAGCGAATCCTCGTCAATTACAAGAGTTTTAAAAATCAGAGTGAAAAGCAAGTCAATGAGGCGAAAAAACAGATTGATGTGGCCAAAAGGAAGCTGATTGAAGTACAATCACAAATCAG CCAGTTGAGCAAGTCAACCAGCATCGCTAATAAGAGCCACATGATTCAGTTAAGGAAGTTGCAAAATGTGGAGGCGGAGCTTAGTCAGCAGCTTTCAGAGAAAAAGGGCATAATGGAACTTCGGAAAAAGCAGTCTAAGAAAAGTGAACAGTTGGAATTTTACTTTGGACTAAATGCCAATGAGCGTTATCACGATGGCCTTTTTTTTTACAACGCTGACCGTCTCATCAAAATGTATGTGAAGGAAGGAACACTACAGTCTAAGGAGGAGAT CACATACCGTGGAATCATTGGAGTGGTGAGTGTACCAAAGAGCAGCTTATTGCCGACTCACAACAAACAAGATTTCAATGATCACGCTGAGTACAAAAAGCTGAGGAAGACTGTGGATCAGGCTATGCAGCAGTATTGGGAGGAAGTGGTCATGG GTGAATGGGCTAAGCGTGGTCTCCTCAACCTCTGGGCTGAATTAGGTTACACTAATGACTGGAGAAAGCCTCCTAGCGAGGACGAAAAGTTTAAGATACGCAGAGCAAGGATGGTGAAACATCTGCAGCAGTGCG ATAAATGTCTCAAATGGAGAGTAATTCCGTATCACAAGAACTATCTTTACAAAGATTTCCCAGACAATTGGCAATGTCTAAACTCACTTGACCCAGCCTCCAATAGCTGCAGCAAACCTGAGCAGCTGCCAAAGATAGACAGCTCCGCGCTTAAACACAaatctttgttgaaaccacCCGATGTAGCTGCTACGCCGCCAGCTAAGAGAGACGCTCCATCCAAGAAGATGTCAGCTGCCCAGCAGGAACAAATACGGCTTGAAGAG CGAAAGAGAAAAGCTGCGGAGGAGGCTGCCAAAGCATCAGCTCAGAAGAAGAGCAAGCCATCAGTTGTGAAGGATTCGGTACCAGTGAAATCTAAGCCAACACCTCCCAGGTGGATAAT GGCTGCCTCACCAATTCGCAGGCCTCCAACTGCGGTTACTGCAGCCCGTGCCTCCAGCTCAAGAATCAGCAGCACGTCTGCATCAAATTCCAGCAGTAAACTAAGTTCACCACCTTCTGTCAACAACAAGACAGCTGTGTCTACGCTTCCCGGTCAAGTTAAAGAGGCTTCTCCTGAACTACCTCCTATGCGCGTCACCAGGCGTTCCAGTCCTGCCCGCACTGTCAAAAAGCAAGAACCATCAACGCCATCCATGACCACACCAACACGAGCCAGCCGGTCCTCTCATAACAAT ATCGGGGCAGTGACTAGCGAGCCACCTGAACCTAGTGGCTTACCAGAGTCAATGGACACGAGCACGGACTCATCGAAACCTTCTCCTAAACAGTCCAGCGTTGTGAATGGGAACATG TCGATATCAGCAATTAAAGTGGAGACTGCCACACCAAGATCCACTGTCACATCGCCCAAAAAGGCGGAAATTAAGTGGACACCCAAG ACGACTCCAAAGTACCGCGTGATTACTATTGCTGATCTCACTACTGGAGAGCTTGAAGTAGGTAATAAGGTGCAAGGCAGATACCAAAACAAATG GCAAGATGCTGAGGTTCTTGAAATTCGTCCAGACAATGTTCTAGTAAAATATAAGTCCAAGATCAGTTTAGC GATGAAAGTAAAAAATCCAGAGAAAAACATAGAAGGTGAACTTCGTATAGAG acagaagaagaagaagatctAGGAGAAATGTCTCAGCCCTCATCAACCACCATCGATGAATCATTCTCTACACCATCTAGCCAATACTCCACCGTTCATCACAAAAAACTCAC ATCTCTGGTAAAGAGTTTAGACAGATCTCTTGATGTTGACTCTCTGAGTCTCTCCAATCTTGCCGACCTCGATGTGCTCGCTCTCCTTAACAGATACACCAGCAAAGTTAAGAAG GAGGCAGCTGGCGCTAGTCTGAATGAGTCGCGCAGGGAAATTGATGCCCTGCAATCAGAGAGGACCCGCCTGGAAACAGAACTGCAAGCGCAAGTAACTGAGTTGGCAGCTACAAATACTAGATGGCAAAAAAGAGAAACGGAGAGATTTGAGAGAATCAGGGAACTATTTTCACGAGTTTTAACTGTCTGCATCGGCGCT GGCCCCGAGTCAAGATTCACAACATATGAAGAGTTGGTCAGCCTGCTGGAAAACATTGCTACGAGCCTAGCAGATTGA
- the LOC137389699 gene encoding ATPase MORC2-like isoform X2 translates to MVKKIELFLEETKTIMDEYNNLNTASLDTEYLMTNATTHSFIFGAMAELVDNARDAKSTKLEIYTMEGEEKSCNPLLCFKDDGCGMSKEEAENVLIFGSSQKTVQEEPIGMYGNGLKSGSMRLGKDMILFTKKDDVCTCLMISRTFYQAENVTQIKVPVPAFHASTKTMVGTDKKKHSTEVQLITKYSPFKTEQALFKQFNSIKEASGTIIIVYNLSTTPNGELELDFKSDPLDMKASINMESDVENDMSDVIERRSFRAYCSILYKSPRMKIILQNRRVRTRLLAFSLYLPKRILVNYKSFKNQSEKQVNEAKKQIDVAKRKLIEVQSQISQLSKSTSIANKSHMIQLRKLQNVEAELSQQLSEKKGIMELRKKQSKKSEQLEFYFGLNANERYHDGLFFYNADRLIKMYVKEGTLQSKEEITYRGIIGVVSVPKSSLLPTHNKQDFNDHAEYKKLRKTVDQAMQQYWEEVVMGEWAKRGLLNLWAELGYTNDWRKPPSEDEKFKIRRARMVKHLQQCDKCLKWRVIPYHKNYLYKDFPDNWQCLNSLDPASNSCSKPEQLPKIDSSALKHKSLLKPPDVAATPPAKRDAPSKKMSAAQQEQIRLEERKRKAAEEAAKASAQKKSKPSVVKDSVPVKSKPTPPRAASPIRRPPTAVTAARASSSRISSTSASNSSSKLSSPPSVNNKTAVSTLPGQVKEASPELPPMRVTRRSSPARTVKKQEPSTPSMTTPTRASRSSHNNIGAVTSEPPEPSGLPESMDTSTDSSKPSPKQSSVVNGNMSISAIKVETATPRSTVTSPKKAEIKWTPKTTPKYRVITIADLTTGELEVGNKVQGRYQNKWQDAEVLEIRPDNVLVKYKSKISLAMKVKNPEKNIEGELRIETEEEEDLGEMSQPSSTTIDESFSTPSSQYSTVHHKKLTSLVKSLDRSLDVDSLSLSNLADLDVLALLNRYTSKVKKEAAGASLNESRREIDALQSERTRLETELQAQVTELAATNTRWQKRETERFERIRELFSRVLTVCIGAGPESRFTTYEELVSLLENIATSLAD, encoded by the exons ATGGTCaaaaaaattgaattatttttagAAGAGACGAAGACAATCATGGATGAGTATAACAATTTAAATACTGCCTCCTTGGATACTGAGTATCTTATGACAAATGC TACaacacatagttttatttttggAGCCATGGCCGAGTTAGTTGATAATGCCAGAGATGCGAAGTCAACTAAACTTGAAATATACACCA TGGAAGGAGAAGAAAAAAGCTGCAATCCATTACTCTGCTTTAAGGATGATGGATGTGGCATGTCAAAAG AGGAAGCTGAGAATGTGCTCATATTTGGCTCAAGTCAGAAGACTGTGCAGGAAGAGCCTATTGGCATGTATGGCAATGGTCTTAAGTCAGGCTCTATGAGACTGGGCAAAGATATGATACTGTTCACAAAAAAGGATGATGTCTGCACCTGTCTCATGATTAGCAGAACTTTCTATCAGGCCGAGAATGTTACACAG ATCAAAGTGCCAGTGCCAGCCTTTCATGCGAGTACCAAGACTATGGTAGGCACTGACAAGAAGAAG CACTCAACGGAAGTTCAACTAATCACAAAGTACTCGCCATTTAAGACGGAACAGGCTCTTTTTAAACAGTTCAACTCTATCAAGGAGGCATCAGGCACCATCATCATTGTTTATAATCTAAGTACAACTCCCAATGGAGAGCTAGAACTGGACTTTAAATCTGACCCTCTCGACATGAAAGCGTCTATCAACATGGAAAGCGAcgt AGAAAATGACATGTCAGATGTGATTGAGAGAAGATCGTTTAGAGCTTACTGTTCAATTCTGTACAAATCACCTCGCATGAAGATCATACTGCAAAACAGGCGTGTGAGAACTCGTCTTCTCGCCTTCTCTCTTTACCTTCCAAAGCGAATCCTCGTCAATTACAAGAGTTTTAAAAATCAGAGTGAAAAGCAAGTCAATGAGGCGAAAAAACAGATTGATGTGGCCAAAAGGAAGCTGATTGAAGTACAATCACAAATCAG CCAGTTGAGCAAGTCAACCAGCATCGCTAATAAGAGCCACATGATTCAGTTAAGGAAGTTGCAAAATGTGGAGGCGGAGCTTAGTCAGCAGCTTTCAGAGAAAAAGGGCATAATGGAACTTCGGAAAAAGCAGTCTAAGAAAAGTGAACAGTTGGAATTTTACTTTGGACTAAATGCCAATGAGCGTTATCACGATGGCCTTTTTTTTTACAACGCTGACCGTCTCATCAAAATGTATGTGAAGGAAGGAACACTACAGTCTAAGGAGGAGAT CACATACCGTGGAATCATTGGAGTGGTGAGTGTACCAAAGAGCAGCTTATTGCCGACTCACAACAAACAAGATTTCAATGATCACGCTGAGTACAAAAAGCTGAGGAAGACTGTGGATCAGGCTATGCAGCAGTATTGGGAGGAAGTGGTCATGG GTGAATGGGCTAAGCGTGGTCTCCTCAACCTCTGGGCTGAATTAGGTTACACTAATGACTGGAGAAAGCCTCCTAGCGAGGACGAAAAGTTTAAGATACGCAGAGCAAGGATGGTGAAACATCTGCAGCAGTGCG ATAAATGTCTCAAATGGAGAGTAATTCCGTATCACAAGAACTATCTTTACAAAGATTTCCCAGACAATTGGCAATGTCTAAACTCACTTGACCCAGCCTCCAATAGCTGCAGCAAACCTGAGCAGCTGCCAAAGATAGACAGCTCCGCGCTTAAACACAaatctttgttgaaaccacCCGATGTAGCTGCTACGCCGCCAGCTAAGAGAGACGCTCCATCCAAGAAGATGTCAGCTGCCCAGCAGGAACAAATACGGCTTGAAGAG CGAAAGAGAAAAGCTGCGGAGGAGGCTGCCAAAGCATCAGCTCAGAAGAAGAGCAAGCCATCAGTTGTGAAGGATTCGGTACCAGTGAAATCTAAGCCAACACCTCCCAG GGCTGCCTCACCAATTCGCAGGCCTCCAACTGCGGTTACTGCAGCCCGTGCCTCCAGCTCAAGAATCAGCAGCACGTCTGCATCAAATTCCAGCAGTAAACTAAGTTCACCACCTTCTGTCAACAACAAGACAGCTGTGTCTACGCTTCCCGGTCAAGTTAAAGAGGCTTCTCCTGAACTACCTCCTATGCGCGTCACCAGGCGTTCCAGTCCTGCCCGCACTGTCAAAAAGCAAGAACCATCAACGCCATCCATGACCACACCAACACGAGCCAGCCGGTCCTCTCATAACAAT ATCGGGGCAGTGACTAGCGAGCCACCTGAACCTAGTGGCTTACCAGAGTCAATGGACACGAGCACGGACTCATCGAAACCTTCTCCTAAACAGTCCAGCGTTGTGAATGGGAACATG TCGATATCAGCAATTAAAGTGGAGACTGCCACACCAAGATCCACTGTCACATCGCCCAAAAAGGCGGAAATTAAGTGGACACCCAAG ACGACTCCAAAGTACCGCGTGATTACTATTGCTGATCTCACTACTGGAGAGCTTGAAGTAGGTAATAAGGTGCAAGGCAGATACCAAAACAAATG GCAAGATGCTGAGGTTCTTGAAATTCGTCCAGACAATGTTCTAGTAAAATATAAGTCCAAGATCAGTTTAGC GATGAAAGTAAAAAATCCAGAGAAAAACATAGAAGGTGAACTTCGTATAGAG acagaagaagaagaagatctAGGAGAAATGTCTCAGCCCTCATCAACCACCATCGATGAATCATTCTCTACACCATCTAGCCAATACTCCACCGTTCATCACAAAAAACTCAC ATCTCTGGTAAAGAGTTTAGACAGATCTCTTGATGTTGACTCTCTGAGTCTCTCCAATCTTGCCGACCTCGATGTGCTCGCTCTCCTTAACAGATACACCAGCAAAGTTAAGAAG GAGGCAGCTGGCGCTAGTCTGAATGAGTCGCGCAGGGAAATTGATGCCCTGCAATCAGAGAGGACCCGCCTGGAAACAGAACTGCAAGCGCAAGTAACTGAGTTGGCAGCTACAAATACTAGATGGCAAAAAAGAGAAACGGAGAGATTTGAGAGAATCAGGGAACTATTTTCACGAGTTTTAACTGTCTGCATCGGCGCT GGCCCCGAGTCAAGATTCACAACATATGAAGAGTTGGTCAGCCTGCTGGAAAACATTGCTACGAGCCTAGCAGATTGA
- the LOC137389699 gene encoding ATPase MORC2-like isoform X1 — protein sequence MVKKIELFLEETKTIMDEYNNLNTASLDTEYLMTNATTHSFIFGAMAELVDNARDAKSTKLEIYTMEGEEKSCNPLLCFKDDGCGMSKEEAENVLIFGSSQKTVQEEPIGMYGNGLKSGSMRLGKDMILFTKKDDVCTCLMISRTFYQAENVTQIKVPVPAFHASTKTMVGTDKKKHSTEVQLITKYSPFKTEQALFKQFNSIKEASGTIIIVYNLSTTPNGELELDFKSDPLDMKASINMESDVENDMSDVIERRSFRAYCSILYKSPRMKIILQNRRVRTRLLAFSLYLPKRILVNYKSFKNQSEKQVNEAKKQIDVAKRKLIEVQSQISQLSKSTSIANKSHMIQLRKLQNVEAELSQQLSEKKGIMELRKKQSKKSEQLEFYFGLNANERYHDGLFFYNADRLIKMYVKEGTLQSKEEITYRGIIGVVSVPKSSLLPTHNKQDFNDHAEYKKLRKTVDQAMQQYWEEVVMGEWAKRGLLNLWAELGYTNDWRKPPSEDEKFKIRRARMVKHLQQCDKCLKWRVIPYHKNYLYKDFPDNWQCLNSLDPASNSCSKPEQLPKIDSSALKHKSLLKPPDVAATPPAKRDAPSKKMSAAQQEQIRLEERKRKAAEEAAKASAQKKSKPSVVKDSVPVKSKPTPPRWIMAASPIRRPPTAVTAARASSSRISSTSASNSSSKLSSPPSVNNKTAVSTLPGQVKEASPELPPMRVTRRSSPARTVKKQEPSTPSMTTPTRASRSSHNNIGAVTSEPPEPSGLPESMDTSTDSSKPSPKQSSVVNGNMSISAIKVETATPRSTVTSPKKAEIKWTPKTTPKYRVITIADLTTGELEVGNKVQGRYQNKWQDAEVLEIRPDNVLVKYKSKISLAMKVKNPEKNIEGELRIETEEEEDLGEMSQPSSTTIDESFSTPSSQYSTVHHKKLTSLVKSLDRSLDVDSLSLSNLADLDVLALLNRYTSKVKKEAAGASLNESRREIDALQSERTRLETELQAQVTELAATNTRWQKRETERFERIRELFSRVLTVCIGAGPESRFTTYEELVSLLENIATSLAD from the exons ATGGTCaaaaaaattgaattatttttagAAGAGACGAAGACAATCATGGATGAGTATAACAATTTAAATACTGCCTCCTTGGATACTGAGTATCTTATGACAAATGC TACaacacatagttttatttttggAGCCATGGCCGAGTTAGTTGATAATGCCAGAGATGCGAAGTCAACTAAACTTGAAATATACACCA TGGAAGGAGAAGAAAAAAGCTGCAATCCATTACTCTGCTTTAAGGATGATGGATGTGGCATGTCAAAAG AGGAAGCTGAGAATGTGCTCATATTTGGCTCAAGTCAGAAGACTGTGCAGGAAGAGCCTATTGGCATGTATGGCAATGGTCTTAAGTCAGGCTCTATGAGACTGGGCAAAGATATGATACTGTTCACAAAAAAGGATGATGTCTGCACCTGTCTCATGATTAGCAGAACTTTCTATCAGGCCGAGAATGTTACACAG ATCAAAGTGCCAGTGCCAGCCTTTCATGCGAGTACCAAGACTATGGTAGGCACTGACAAGAAGAAG CACTCAACGGAAGTTCAACTAATCACAAAGTACTCGCCATTTAAGACGGAACAGGCTCTTTTTAAACAGTTCAACTCTATCAAGGAGGCATCAGGCACCATCATCATTGTTTATAATCTAAGTACAACTCCCAATGGAGAGCTAGAACTGGACTTTAAATCTGACCCTCTCGACATGAAAGCGTCTATCAACATGGAAAGCGAcgt AGAAAATGACATGTCAGATGTGATTGAGAGAAGATCGTTTAGAGCTTACTGTTCAATTCTGTACAAATCACCTCGCATGAAGATCATACTGCAAAACAGGCGTGTGAGAACTCGTCTTCTCGCCTTCTCTCTTTACCTTCCAAAGCGAATCCTCGTCAATTACAAGAGTTTTAAAAATCAGAGTGAAAAGCAAGTCAATGAGGCGAAAAAACAGATTGATGTGGCCAAAAGGAAGCTGATTGAAGTACAATCACAAATCAG CCAGTTGAGCAAGTCAACCAGCATCGCTAATAAGAGCCACATGATTCAGTTAAGGAAGTTGCAAAATGTGGAGGCGGAGCTTAGTCAGCAGCTTTCAGAGAAAAAGGGCATAATGGAACTTCGGAAAAAGCAGTCTAAGAAAAGTGAACAGTTGGAATTTTACTTTGGACTAAATGCCAATGAGCGTTATCACGATGGCCTTTTTTTTTACAACGCTGACCGTCTCATCAAAATGTATGTGAAGGAAGGAACACTACAGTCTAAGGAGGAGAT CACATACCGTGGAATCATTGGAGTGGTGAGTGTACCAAAGAGCAGCTTATTGCCGACTCACAACAAACAAGATTTCAATGATCACGCTGAGTACAAAAAGCTGAGGAAGACTGTGGATCAGGCTATGCAGCAGTATTGGGAGGAAGTGGTCATGG GTGAATGGGCTAAGCGTGGTCTCCTCAACCTCTGGGCTGAATTAGGTTACACTAATGACTGGAGAAAGCCTCCTAGCGAGGACGAAAAGTTTAAGATACGCAGAGCAAGGATGGTGAAACATCTGCAGCAGTGCG ATAAATGTCTCAAATGGAGAGTAATTCCGTATCACAAGAACTATCTTTACAAAGATTTCCCAGACAATTGGCAATGTCTAAACTCACTTGACCCAGCCTCCAATAGCTGCAGCAAACCTGAGCAGCTGCCAAAGATAGACAGCTCCGCGCTTAAACACAaatctttgttgaaaccacCCGATGTAGCTGCTACGCCGCCAGCTAAGAGAGACGCTCCATCCAAGAAGATGTCAGCTGCCCAGCAGGAACAAATACGGCTTGAAGAG CGAAAGAGAAAAGCTGCGGAGGAGGCTGCCAAAGCATCAGCTCAGAAGAAGAGCAAGCCATCAGTTGTGAAGGATTCGGTACCAGTGAAATCTAAGCCAACACCTCCCAGGTGGATAAT GGCTGCCTCACCAATTCGCAGGCCTCCAACTGCGGTTACTGCAGCCCGTGCCTCCAGCTCAAGAATCAGCAGCACGTCTGCATCAAATTCCAGCAGTAAACTAAGTTCACCACCTTCTGTCAACAACAAGACAGCTGTGTCTACGCTTCCCGGTCAAGTTAAAGAGGCTTCTCCTGAACTACCTCCTATGCGCGTCACCAGGCGTTCCAGTCCTGCCCGCACTGTCAAAAAGCAAGAACCATCAACGCCATCCATGACCACACCAACACGAGCCAGCCGGTCCTCTCATAACAAT ATCGGGGCAGTGACTAGCGAGCCACCTGAACCTAGTGGCTTACCAGAGTCAATGGACACGAGCACGGACTCATCGAAACCTTCTCCTAAACAGTCCAGCGTTGTGAATGGGAACATG TCGATATCAGCAATTAAAGTGGAGACTGCCACACCAAGATCCACTGTCACATCGCCCAAAAAGGCGGAAATTAAGTGGACACCCAAG ACGACTCCAAAGTACCGCGTGATTACTATTGCTGATCTCACTACTGGAGAGCTTGAAGTAGGTAATAAGGTGCAAGGCAGATACCAAAACAAATG GCAAGATGCTGAGGTTCTTGAAATTCGTCCAGACAATGTTCTAGTAAAATATAAGTCCAAGATCAGTTTAGC GATGAAAGTAAAAAATCCAGAGAAAAACATAGAAGGTGAACTTCGTATAGAG acagaagaagaagaagatctAGGAGAAATGTCTCAGCCCTCATCAACCACCATCGATGAATCATTCTCTACACCATCTAGCCAATACTCCACCGTTCATCACAAAAAACTCAC ATCTCTGGTAAAGAGTTTAGACAGATCTCTTGATGTTGACTCTCTGAGTCTCTCCAATCTTGCCGACCTCGATGTGCTCGCTCTCCTTAACAGATACACCAGCAAAGTTAAGAAG GAGGCAGCTGGCGCTAGTCTGAATGAGTCGCGCAGGGAAATTGATGCCCTGCAATCAGAGAGGACCCGCCTGGAAACAGAACTGCAAGCGCAAGTAACTGAGTTGGCAGCTACAAATACTAGATGGCAAAAAAGAGAAACGGAGAGATTTGAGAGAATCAGGGAACTATTTTCACGAGTTTTAACTGTCTGCATCGGCGCT GGCCCCGAGTCAAGATTCACAACATATGAAGAGTTGGTCAGCCTGCTGGAAAACATTGCTACGAGCCTAGCAGATTGA